AGTGGTTGTGCTTCATCCCCTCAACCCCTAAGCCCCACCATGCTTTCACTCAGGTCCCAGAGCCGTTTAGCAGTATGGTCATCGGTGGCTTTAGACAGCAATTGTTCTTCTTCGCAATTAGCAAAGCATTTTCCAGACACACCCTCAACTTCAGGCGAGCATGCCAGGTACAGTGGGGTCTGAGCACCCTCCGGTGGGCTTTTGAAGAACAACCAAGAGACCAGTGAGAAAAGAGGCTTTATCAGCAGGGGGATGTTGACGTGCCGGCCCAATCTGGTCCTTACGATACCAGGAGTGAGGGCATTTACAGTTACCCCAGTACCATCCAGCCTGCGGGCCAGCTCGCGAGTAAACAGTAGGTTGGCAAGCTTGCTCTGGCTGTAGCAAAAAGCTTTGTTGTAATTCTGTTCGCTGTTCAAGTCCTCGAAGTTGATGCTGCCATACTTGTAGAGTTTGGAGGAGACCACGACGATACGGCTGGGTCCCGACTGTTTCAGGAGGTCCAGCAGAAGATTTGTCAGAAGGAAGTGACCCAGGTGGTTCACTCCCAACTGCATTTCATAGCCCTCTTCTGTCCTACTGAAGGGACACTGGTAGAGACCAGCGTTGTTGATAAGAACATCAATCCTTGGCTCTTCCTAATTTTGTAACACAATTAGGAGTTTAGAAATTTTAGTTTGTCCACATCTAATCACACTTTGTGTACAAAtgcaataaagaaaacaaacaactttaGACACATAAAAAATTATGTGGTACAGTCGTTTAGCTTGGTtaagactaaaatgtaaaaatacagatagacTTCTATCCTCAAGTCTTCTGGCATGCTGTTTCAGAGGCAAAAACTGTGGATATGAAGACCTCAAGGAGGCTGCCTGAGGAGGCTTTCATGGGACTTGAGGTATATCTATTAAGAGGGAGAATGCTATTCTATCCAATAGAATTTTGTGTAGCTAGATATTGACTCGCTGcagaaaatgtaactaaaatggcTTCATATAAATGTCTATTAAATCTACATGGGAAATCATGTGAATTTGTCATGGGAAATTGTCACTTGAAGTTGTTACAATGGCTGTATGTCAGTAACTAAAAGGATTTGAGGTTTTAAGTAAAACCAATAAGACATGATACATATTAACTAGGCCTGTTGGCATGTGTTGTGTCACagattcatttaatttatcaaatacGTTTTTATTGATAAATATGCTAcctaaaattgtttaataaatgtaacacCATGGAAAGACTGAAAAATTGATGTAattggaaatgatttattttgctttaaataaggcaGTCGGCACATTTATACACACTGCAAGTCCCAAATATTACAAATCCCTCATATGAGTGAGCCTAAGTCATGACAACAATTTGAGATTTCACTGCGAACCGTTGACGGATTGTTTCACAGATTTGAGAGTGAGACCTTGTGAAAATACCCTAAGTCTGCCCTTCAAAATCAAGTCTCAACCAAAGTGATACTTCTAATCTATCTGATACTTCTAATCTGTTACAATTTCATATAATTCATTAATTACAATTTCTGCTGGCCAAAATAACAGTGTAACAATTTCATGTAATCTCGTGTTATTTTTTCCACCTTTGCGGTTTCGTTTAAAGTTTAATGAAAATCTATTAAATGGATATTTAATCGCAGGTTCCCATTGTTGTCAAGACAATAATGTGTGTCCTTAAccagaaatgtactttttaaaataaatcaaacctgTGAAATATTGTCAGGGCTAAAAAGTGTCACAATCAGCCCAGTTGCCtcctattttcattatttatttatgtacaatttatCAAGGCACCAAAATACCAGAGGTCGCATTAACCAAAAAAATTTCCATAATTGACCCTATAGTTGTAGAAAACTTAGTAGGCTACAGTATTGGGtcaagtaatttgtttatattactacaGTTGTTATTTTTCCACAGCAACCGAATTACCACAATACATTAATTCAAGtattttactatagtatggttcaaaaacactatagaaTTTACTATAATTACCATAATAATAAGTGCTGATAATAATATGCAATCCCATTAATACGTGCTTTGAACACTGCaagttaatttgtattttttcatgacTGGTGGCTACAACTAAGTTGCCACAGTTTATTTGTAGTAATATGGTTAACATTACAGGAAGAGtacaaaatatatcatatttcatatcatattCAGGACATTGGATAGGTAATTTCACTCAGAAACACAGGGGCTCAGTGCTTGACCTTTAGTTACACAACATGTAAGTGTAAGCACTTTCCGTGGTTTTTGTGAACTAATTTGGCCATTTTCTCAATAGTTTTTGCCAGAGCCATTTCTGCGTTCATTAATTCATACTCCATGGTGTTGTAGCATAATATTTAATGACATGCAACCTAGTTTCAATGACTAAAAGAGAAAGAGACCGTTGTAAACAAACCCTGATAACTTCGTCGCAGAAGCTGCGCACAGACTGGAGCGACGCGAGGTCGAGGTGTTTGATCACGACCTCTCCCTGATTCGGACTGGCTTGATTCTTGATGTCCTGAGCTGCCTCTTCAGCCCCCTGTCTGTCCCGACAGGCCATGACCACACGGGCCTGCAGCTTCAGCAGCTCCGCGGCCGTCGCCCTCCCGATGCCGCTGTTCGCCCCGGTCACTATCACAGTCTTTCCGCGCATCAGACCCGTAGGGTAACGCAGCAATTTCAGCGCTTTCCGCCTGCAGAATATTCTCCGGGCAATGCAGAAAACCCCCCCGCCGAGGACAGCGGCTAAAATGACCGCAGCAGACATCAGTGCAGGAATGCTGCTGAGTGTTGAATGACAGCGTGCGCGTGAGCACAGCGGACCacattacccagaatgcactgctttggtatgcttaaaatgtatttcatatttttgaggTTGACTATTCAACCTACTAGTTTATTACACGAAAAGAGTTGAACAACATTCATTCATTGCTATCATCATGATTTGTGACAGATCCTTCGATAGGCTATTCTGTGCACACTTTGATGTTAtgatataacaaataatatatagaCTGCAACAACACATCACCGATAGCACGCGTACATCACAgagacatctatttgacatctgcaatAGTTTTTAGactgtttgctcatctgcaatacgtctataagacatttcatttacattatatttacatttagtcattaagcagacgttttcatccaaagagacttacaatgaGTAATGATACGTtttctatcagatgtcaaatagttGTTTTGAAGATGCCTTTAAGATGTTTAGGATtgtgaatgtatgtaaaactgaaatCTTACAGACGTCTGCCAGATGTTtatacacagcagatgctttccagatcaagtgATCTTTaccagacatcttgcagatgtataTGTGCTATCTgggattaaattatattattatagggCCTATAGTAATATAAGAGCCTCTGCATTTCCTTCCTTTTAACTGAACacaattatttgtcatttatgCTTGATTTTTTAAGAGTtggtattgattgattgattgattgattgattgattgattgtttccAGCTTcagaataattttcttttttggtgaatGTAGTTTTCTTATAGACATCCAAGGGTGGCACAGTGGCTTGGTGGTTTGCACTGTTGTCTCACAGCAAGAAGGTCCCCGGTTTGAGCAGTTTAGGTGAATTGAAGACTTGTGTATAGATTGACTTGAGTATGGATTAACTAGTTCTCGTCATGAATATAGATGCTGGAATGGCgttaagaagaaaataaacaaacaaaaatagacatcccaaaagtgaaatgaaataaaacaactgaatacacttaacagtatttttttttttttttcaaatacaaagtttttttttttttttttttaatacataaacagACCTTAAGTCCAAAGTTCAGAAAACATACACGTAGTTTcagtaaactataataaataagtGTGCTAAAGTGCTACACAACTAAACATATGTTAGAACTTATGGCAAAAACTGAATTTTGTTGTGTTACCTGTAATTCAATGTCACAGTCAAAAAAATCAATACCTTaactacattcttaaaaatatataaaccatatataaatacagcaaaaagGCTAAACACGTATTCCTGTTAGTAAGTAGTAATACTAGCTCATTTTAGTACAATTAAGTGGCACTCTGTAGATGAACAAGATCAGTGCAGACTCAAGAAAGAGAGGAAGTGGAGTTAAAGGAAGCAGACAAGAGGCTTGAATCTACGGTTGCTAAAGATATACTGCTGCTGTGGTTGTGGTTCTTAGGACTGGCTCTCAGAATTTGGGTCCTCATATATGTAACTGCCAACACCTCCAGTGTTCActcctgaacaaaaacagcaaatgatATTATCACGGGTCAGAGATGAATATTTCAAGCATTAAAACAATGAAAGTTTACTACACTCagaaaaatgctgggttgtttcaaacTGGGTTGgtttgaaacaacccagcattttttgaGTGTatgattttacagaaaaaaaagaaaaaaaaaatgtcattcagtgtaacgaTAGTTCAAAAAATCTTTTGAGGCATATTTAAATCAAGAATCGTTAAATTACAAAAGCCCTGTTTAAGGATAACAGtgcagtccccccccccccccaaattactaattactttcaatttaaatttttttaccaaTCTTTGCCACTATCCTTGAAACCACTTCAACCAAGTATTTTATCAGTAagaatttaatcattaaaaatgataataaaatgtagcatgatcacttattcctttaaatattttaagtgcaGGTCAGAATAAGTAGGCCTATATTGTTTTACAGAAATATATCTGTTATGCTGAATGACAATATAACATTATTTCCctcatattttgatattttattgtcATAAATGTAATTGGAAAgttgaaacattaaaatagacacttgcaattaaaggggtcatgataatgctaaacatgattttgtgtatttggtgtaaaccAATGTTTAAAAGGttcaaacaatatattattttctacatactgtacattattgtttctcctctatgccgatttttacaaagctcattgttctggaGAGcatggtgtgctctgattggccagctatccagtgtgttgtgattggctgaatacctcaagcatgtgacggaaatgttacggcccttaccatatttggaaacacacagcgtctccacaacatggcggtggcagcaacaatactacagttacgccttctttctttgcgtaaacatttgggcagtgttatttaaatcttccaacacagtgacatagacatgtgggggcgtgttttaatgaggcgttttaggagggtgtggacgagtcttaagttttataaagaatatctctttgggttcgAGACTTtcgtctttacaactttacagatcttgtatatgcacaaacagcttgtaacactccaaagacaaagaaaaacgtgaaattgcatcatatgacccctttaaaatgtgtAAGATAATGAAATTGGAAAATGAACAATGGGAAATGTACCTTTCGGGCCAAAGAGAACAGCGTAACAGGGTTTATGGCAGTACGGCTGGCCATCGTGCTGTAGTTTAAAACAGAACCCATGTTCACtattaaatcacattaaatcaaATCTAGATGAATTGCACATTTCTATTCCatccatgcagatatttttttttctttttggaccaaattatatttcaaatacatgtacatatatgtaGTGAATATCACAATATAAgcaagtatttttgttttttagacttaaaatatatttagtttaaaccTTTAAATGCGTATAGATCTCAAAATGTACTTTGAAGGGCAAgagaatgtcaaaatgtatttttataatttgctaaatataaatgatttagaTTAAAATACATGCCCAAAATACAGTAGAACTTAAAATTTGCTATATATTTTTGGGCTGTTTTTGTCATATGAGAATCAACAGGTCTTTCAATTGAAAGTGTCACCTCTGCATGGCTGCCTGGAGCCAGAGTCTTGCTGCACCTCTCACAGCGCAGACAGGGTCTGTGCCAGTCTTTACCCAGGGAACTGACCTTTTCAGCTGAAACACAAAGAAGGAAACACAGGCCCTTCTGTAAGCATCAGGCGACCTCAGGAAATGCTAATGTATGTCCCGGCACTGCTGAACACACAAGTTCCAGCACAAGTCCACATTTGGTGAACTTTACTGTCTGAATGTCAGCGCTTACCGAAGTACACTGTTTTGTTGCACCTTGGGCAGATGTTCGGCTGACCAGAAAACGAACTGAAGCTTGCAGCTGGAGAATATTAAGTAAACAGTTATTCTCAAAAATATCAGTCATTTAAatgacattaacatttaattaccataaatgtaataatcctaatatataatatagaactCAGTATCACCACCCACTTTCTTCTAGAAAACACAGGTGAATTTGTCCATGCAAATGTCACAATtgcattgctatatggttgctaaggtgtattTAAACCCAACATATATAGTAAATTtaaagatagttcacccaaaaacaaaacagttgctGGTTGGCATTAActtccatattattattttttttttccatactatggaagtcaatgtctACCAGCAACTATTTAGTTATCTACAATCTTCAAGATATCTTCTTtcgtgctcaacagaagaaagaaactcagaaaGATTTGGAACAGTTTGTGGTTGAGTAAAtattgatgtcattttcatttttgggtgaattatcccttatGAAAAATTTGCTTCAGTTATAAAAGTGATTTATACATTTACTGATTtgataaaaatcattaaagatttcacagcagaaACAAACCATGACCTGAAGGTGGACAATTTTAGAATTATGCTATAAACTATAAACAGAAGTCATGAAGTAGACATTTTTTTTAGGCAAGTTTTGATCGTGTTGAGAATTTAGAGGCCTATCAAACAAATACAGTAGGCTGTGTTGTGTAATATTAAGTCTCTGCATTATTGTCTACAGTAATACAAACTCACCCTTCACTGGGCCCCTAGTAGCCTTTTTCTCTTCAGCTTTGGGCTTGGTTTCCATTGCAACAGGGGCAGTGTCTTCACTGACAGGTGCGTCATAGACATATGACCCAGCCCCGCCGATATTCACGCCTACAGGGGTATGACAGGCAGTACAGTAGAATTCTTTAACATATcttttttcacaaaagaaaaagtcatacaggtttgaaatgacacaaggctgagtaaatgatgacagaattttcatttttcagatatTTAAGCTGCTCTTGTGCAGGCTGTCCGTCTCATTAATAATCTGTAGCATCAAAGGAAAGAGTGTCCTATTTGCTGCAAGCCCCACAAATTATGAGTAGATGAATCTGAGGGACTAATTAGATGTACTGCACCTTTTGGTCCATAGAGGGCAGCATAGCATGGCTTGTGGCAGTATGGCTTCCCATCATGCTGTTAACAGAAGGAATAAAGCACATCACTGAGATTAATTAGGCATCCAGTTCCTGTCTTACTTGTCTGTTGTCATCAAAAATTAACACTCATGCTGTCCAGAGATTAAAGCATGAAATATTCTCAACATCTAAAGAGCAAACAACTGCACcagcccttgtgaaaaagaattaggctacacttttaaaaataatcttattatggaaataatacacTTTAGAAGAGTATATTTAAGTGGTAATTTAAGTAATGTTTTCTGACATTTATTTTGTGGAATCttacagtaaaatgaaaaatgtattataatttaaatttttaataaatgcaactaGTTGGACTAAGTAggactttatatttaattacatatttacttctattatctttaaaatatatgattgCCCAATACAGCCAAATGAAGTGATAAGCATTGATGGTAAACTAGAAAATaccttaatgaaataaaacttgtgtgccttgtatttaaataatttgtatttgcaCATTTGTAATGGCAAAGTTGAAAtttagtacattaaaaaatatatttaaatgtaatatcgaaTAACAAAGTACTTGTTATTATAAGCAAGAACTTTGTTAGTCAAAACAATTCAATTGGTGCACTTCTTTAAATGCATACATTCTAGAATGAGATTGTCCCTACCCATAACAACCCCAGCCTAGCAACACCAAGTTTTGAATCATGAGGTGTGTTTGACATTAACAAATTATTTCACTcactaatataatatttcatgcGCATATAATTTCCCATTTTGCAAAAGAACCTTTCTGAAGGTTACATTTATCCACCAGCAAATGGAAACAAGTCACTTTTTAAGTGAATCATTCAACCATTCCCTCAACCGAATCATTTAATgccagttgattcattcagaggTGTGTACCATAGTAAACAGGGTACTGTACTTCTGCTTTTCTATAAGTTACACCTACTTTCAGGAGCAATTTAGCATATTTATTTAGCCCGTCtgacatttttatgcattgttctaaacaaacaaataacatttcCAAATTCAGCCAgaactgtctttatgagtgagtcattgaatctttCACTAAACCGTTTTGTTCAGAAACACAGATTCAGTCATGATCACAATTGAACAGCATCATGAACTGTTGTGATTTACTTACAGACTCGAAGCACTTTGATTGTGCTTTTCGCTTTGTTTGCGTATTTTCATTTTAGGCTcaaaaatagaaataacaaatttgctaaataagaataaaaatttgAATTCGCAAACTATAAATTATGGAGCCCcccacatgacatgcaggaaaaaaattgtaggctaaatcgtgtgcacgatttactaattcgttccctcaatgtactaaaacatgcacacgattactattgcgttccctcgatttactattccgttcactcgatttataaatagTGCGCGAGATTTATTGGTTAGTTCGTTtggtttgatttattgtttcgttccctcgatttgctaaatcgtgcgcacgatttggCAAACGAGGGAAATAGTAAtggtgtgcacgttttagtacatcgagggagcgaattagtaaatcgtgcgcacgatttattcattttttcttgcatgtcatgtgcggggctccataatAAATCAACATCGCTGACATTagatgtaatataaatgtacatttgaaTGTCATGATGCAGCAACTTCCAAGTCAGTGGAAAATATACATGAAGGAAAAGTGCATTTAATAGGATCTTTATCTTCAACGgtcttttactgtgttttttgttgtctTCGTCTCACCTCTGCATGTCCTCCTGGATTCAGGGTCTTGTTACAGCGTTCACACTTCAGACAGAATTTGTGCCAGTCTTTTCCCAGGGATGTTACTTTTTCCGCTACAAGACACAAAGGGATTTATTCCCTTTTCAGATCATCATTCATCTGAAGATGTACATTAAGATGATGGTTTAAAGGGCtcttttaataaaagtgttaaaactCTTCCCTGAAGCCAGCAATTGAGCTGAAATTACTCCGTAGAGACTCTTACTGTAATGGTGCCTGGCAAAGATCAGAGCTTTTATGAAATGGTGGTTTGAGTCTCGTCTTTGACGGTGTCTCGTCTATTCTGGACCATCTAAATGTGTTTATCCATTTCGTCTTTTGTCAGTGCGCATCTTAATGTGTCTAACTGAGTCCAGTGAGAGATAATGTGAAGCCTAATGTCCGTCTGTTTACTGTCTCACAGAGGATGTCTGGGAGATGTGGATGACTGCGAAACACTATCATAGAGTGAAAGGTTCTTATCAAATCTGACCTTGTCATATCGAGGCCAAAATATTCCAGGCACGTGCCTCAGGGAGCACAGAACACCCTCATGAGGCGATCTCCACAGAGCAGTGTCACGTCTCTCTGAGTTAAGACTGAAGAACTGCACAGTAACATTTCAGGTCAAACTTTGTGAAATCCATTCAAGGATGTTTAGGgaactgtgtttatttttgtgagtTCTGTTGCAGGATGTTGCCTCAGGGTAACAAATCAGTTTTCTTCATTTTGCAAGCACATGATGCACATAAGGCAATAAACCGGCTAATAAAGAAGGGCTGACTTTGAATAAACCTATAAAAACGGTTCTAGCGACtatttgtcttaaaaaaa
The sequence above is drawn from the Cyprinus carpio isolate SPL01 chromosome B20, ASM1834038v1, whole genome shotgun sequence genome and encodes:
- the LOC109113312 gene encoding cysteine-rich protein 2-like isoform X1, with the translated sequence MASKCPKCDKTVYFAEKVTSLGKDWHKFCLKCERCNKTLNPGGHAEHDGKPYCHKPCYAALYGPKGVNIGGAGSYVYDAPVSEDTAPVAMETKPKAEEKKATRGPVKAASFSSFSGQPNICPRCNKTVYFAEKVSSLGKDWHRPCLRCERCSKTLAPGSHAEHDGQPYCHKPCYAVLFGPKGVNTGGVGSYIYEDPNSESQS
- the LOC109113312 gene encoding cysteine-rich protein 2-like isoform X2 — protein: METKPKAEEKKATRGPVKAASFSSFSGQPNICPRCNKTVYFAEKVSSLGKDWHRPCLRCERCSKTLAPGSHAEHDGQPYCHKPCYAVLFGPKGVNTGGVGSYIYEDPNSESQS
- the LOC122141140 gene encoding retinol dehydrogenase 14-like is translated as MSAAVILAAVLGGGVFCIARRIFCRRKALKLLRYPTGLMRGKTVIVTGANSGIGRATAAELLKLQARVVMACRDRQGAEEAAQDIKNQASPNQGEVVIKHLDLASLQSVRSFCDEVIREEPRIDVLINNAGLYQCPFSRTEEGYEMQLGVNHLGHFLLTNLLLDLLKQSGPSRIVVVSSKLYKYGSINFEDLNSEQNYNKAFCYSQSKLANLLFTRELARRLDGTGVTVNALTPGIVRTRLGRHVNIPLLIKPLFSLVSWLFFKSPPEGAQTPLYLACSPEVEGVSGKCFANCEEEQLLSKATDDHTAKRLWDLSESMVGLRG